The genomic window TTCCCGCGGTCATATACCGCCACTAGCCGTCCTCCTGATGAAGCAGAATGGTTGCCCCCAAAGCCAACGCCACGATGACTGGAACCCAGACAGCGACGCTGGGAGGGACAACACCACCACTCCCGAATGCCCTTACGAGCACGGTTACTACATAAAGCACGAAGCCGGAAACGATTCCACCCAGAATCACGGAGCGCGATTGGGCGAAGCGGCTGAACTTTAATGAAACGGTCGCGGCGATCAAGGTCATCGCGACCAGAAGCAGGGGCGTCGATAGCAGGAAATGATACTGCGTCTCAAGCGCCTTTGAAGATAGTCCAAAGGACTTTGCAACTTCGATCTTGTGAGAAAGGTCAAAGAAAGCAACGGTTTCCGTCTGCGTCATGCGCTCTTGAACGAATTCCCGTCTCAGATTGGTACTGATCCGTGTGCTTTCTTGCCGAACTGGCACATGTCCGGCGCGCGTTTCCGAAACGCCGTTAAGAAGCCAGTAACCATCTTCCAATTTAGCCGACTTCGCATCCTTCCGCGAGACGATGTTTCCGTCCTTGTCGAGGTCGATGAGAACCACGTCGAGAAGCATCGTTCCGTTGTCTTCGAAGCTCTTGGCGCCGATGATCGTATCCTGGCCGCCGCTCGACTGGCGCATCCACGGAATGATCTCCTGCTGGCGGCCGCCGCCTGCTTCGTTGCGCAGGCCGGCCTCCATGGCCAGCGACTTGTTCTGGCCCCATGCGGCGATGGGGTTGAGGACCATGATCGACAGGATACCGATGAAAACCGCACCGAGCACGAAAGGGAGGATGAATTGCCATGCGGAAATGCCGGCCGCACGCGTCACCACCAGTTCGTAACGCCGGTTGAGCGAGATCAGCGTCGTCATGCCGACGAAAAGCGCGA from Agrobacterium tumefaciens includes these protein-coding regions:
- the lptG gene encoding LPS export ABC transporter permease LptG produces the protein MIFNTLARYFLKRYLITAVWFLLGVSSIIYLADFSETARRMSGLPGYSVPAALGLTALRLPLILQQTVPFIALFVGMTTLISLNRRYELVVTRAAGISAWQFILPFVLGAVFIGILSIMVLNPIAAWGQNKSLAMEAGLRNEAGGGRQQEIIPWMRQSSGGQDTIIGAKSFEDNGTMLLDVVLIDLDKDGNIVSRKDAKSAKLEDGYWLLNGVSETRAGHVPVRQESTRISTNLRREFVQERMTQTETVAFFDLSHKIEVAKSFGLSSKALETQYHFLLSTPLLLVAMTLIAATVSLKFSRFAQSRSVILGGIVSGFVLYVVTVLVRAFGSGGVVPPSVAVWVPVIVALALGATILLHQEDG